Genomic window (Streptosporangium brasiliense):
CCCTACCACCGGGACGAGCGGACCTGGGCGTTCGCCTGGGGAGAGCGCAGGCCCACCGAGACGGCGACGTGGATCAGCGTGGCCGAGCGGTTCGAGACCCCCGGCCTGATCGACGACGGCGACCGGATCACGTTGCACGCCGGCGGGCTCGGCCTGGTGGACGTCTACTACCTGCTCCAGGACGGGGCGGTCTACTTCTCCTCGCTGCTGGAGCCGCTGCTGGCCCTCGCCCGCACGCCGTACGAGGTCAACTGGGACGCCTGGGCGGCGATCATCCAGCTGACCTTCCCGCTCCGCGACGACACCCCGTACGTCCAGGTCAAGCGGCTGGCCGGAGCCGGCGCGCTGGTCTTCGACCGGGCCTCGGGCCGGATCGCGACCGAGCGGAGGCTGCCCCGGTGGCTGCGCGAGGAGCCGTTCGAGGCCGGCCGGACGGCCGGGGAGATCCTGGAGATCTTGCACGAGGTCTACAAGGAGTTCGACGGGCGGCCGCTGCTCGTGCCGGTCAGCGGCGGCTACGACTCGCGGCTGCTGTGCTCGGTCGCGGTGACGCGGGGCGCCGACGTGGAGTCGTGGACGACGAGCCCCGACGACGGCACCGACACCGACATCGCCTTCGCCCGCGCGATAACCCGCGAGCTGGGCGTACGGCACCGCGTGATCCCCCAGGACGCCTCCGCCTACCCCGACGACGCGCTGGCCGCCGCCCGGCGGCTGGAGTTCCTCACCCCGCACCACGCCTGGTACACCCCGTTCGCCCGCGAGGTGCACCGGGCCGGCCGGACCCTGGTGGACGGGCTGGCCGGCGGTCCGCTGCTGAAGAACTTCATGGTCAGCGGGGCCGCCCTGGAGGCGTCCTCGCAGGCGGAGCGGAAGGCGGCGCTGCTCGGCTCCCTGGCGCTGGGCACCCCGTCGGTGCCGTTCCTGTCCGAGGAGGCGTCGGACTGGATCACCTCCTCGGTCAAGGCGGCCTTCGCCCAGTCGACCTCGATGCTCAACGGGCACCGGGCCGAGCTGCCGCTGTCGGTCCTGCACACCCGGACGGCCCGGGGCATCGCCCGCTCCCCGGTCAATCTGGTCGGCCCCGAGGTCTCGTTCGCGG
Coding sequences:
- a CDS encoding asparagine synthetase B family protein; the encoded protein is MQWPTFNVRPYVCGGIGHLDEAALETLRGAGPRVRPALRTPEAALFSSSPLPPYHRDERTWAFAWGERRPTETATWISVAERFETPGLIDDGDRITLHAGGLGLVDVYYLLQDGAVYFSSLLEPLLALARTPYEVNWDAWAAIIQLTFPLRDDTPYVQVKRLAGAGALVFDRASGRIATERRLPRWLREEPFEAGRTAGEILEILHEVYKEFDGRPLLVPVSGGYDSRLLCSVAVTRGADVESWTTSPDDGTDTDIAFARAITRELGVRHRVIPQDASAYPDDALAAARRLEFLTPHHAWYTPFAREVHRAGRTLVDGLAGGPLLKNFMVSGAALEASSQAERKAALLGSLALGTPSVPFLSEEASDWITSSVKAAFAQSTSMLNGHRAELPLSVLHTRTARGIARSPVNLVGPEVSFAAPFTHPDFFDAALSVGVARKDKGRFYREVLYAANPRVAALPSTNVVKQPLQRVPLRSAAAPAREYGHRMLARVAEAVPSLLSERLHGVVAEGPDALARFNGWNDRFWVRSLVLFGAWLGDYEDRLPSLAPPWS